The stretch of DNA TGGTGTTCTGTGCGCTCGCGGCCCTCCTCGCGTTGCGCACCCTCCAGGAGGAGACGGTGCGGATGAGCCTGCACTCAGTGCGTGATGATCTGCGCGAGAAGGTCCTCACCCTGCAGGACACGAACGCCCAGCTGCTTCAGGCCCAGGACCACGAGCTGCGCGCCGCCGCCCTGTCCGAGCGCACCAGGATCGCGCGCGATATCCACGACGGCGTCGGGCACCTCCTCACCCGTCTCCTGCTGCAGGTCAAGGCCCTCCAGGTCGTCCACCGGGACGCGCCGGGCGTCGTCGCCGACCTCACTACCCTGGACGGTGGCCTGGATGAGGCCCTGGACTCCATGCGCCGCTCCGTCCACGCCCTGTCCGACGAGGGCGAGGAGCTGGCCACCTCCCTCAACCTGCTGGGTTCGCGCTGCGGCATCGACTCCGTGAGCGTCGACTGCTCCACCGACGTCGAGCCCCCACCGGCGGTGGCGCGCTGCGTCGTTGCCGTCGTGCGCGAGGCCCTGACCAACGCCGCCCGCCACGGTAGGGCCCACTCGGCCCGAGTGGCGGTCACCGACTACCCTGCGTTCTGGCAGGTCACGGTCGACAATGACGGCGTCGTCCCCGCGGCGGGCGGGCCGGCCGTGGATGGTGGCGAGGGTGCCGGCCTCGGCCTGCGCTCCATGACCGAGCGGGTCGAGGCCCTGGGCGGCAGGGTGCGGATCACCCCGCGGCCGCGGTTCACGGTCTTCGCCACGATCCCCAAGAACGGACAAGGGAGAGAAGGAGCATCATGAGGGTCCTCATCGTCGATGACGACGCGCTCGTCGCCCAGGCCCTGTCCACGATCCTGTCGGTCGAGGACGACGTCGATGTCGTCGGCCTGGGCGGGTCGGGACCTGAGGCCATCGAGCGCTACCGGGAGCTGGCTCCCGACATCCTCCTCATGGACATCCAGATGCCCGGCGGCGACGGACTCAGCGCGGCCGAGCGGATCCTGGCCGAGGATCCGACGGCGCGCATCGTCTTCCTGACCACCTTC from Actinomyces sp. Marseille-P3109 encodes:
- a CDS encoding sensor histidine kinase, with protein sequence MKVLVDNGVLLCGCVLLALLTVETDTVVVVWLLGAVAVSGMGMFADRSRWAIVMPAAYLLLGTLTTASVVGAPLVVYGLARLGVLGTRHARVVAAISGLLFTAVVARQVPRTPVLALALVFCALAALLALRTLQEETVRMSLHSVRDDLREKVLTLQDTNAQLLQAQDHELRAAALSERTRIARDIHDGVGHLLTRLLLQVKALQVVHRDAPGVVADLTTLDGGLDEALDSMRRSVHALSDEGEELATSLNLLGSRCGIDSVSVDCSTDVEPPPAVARCVVAVVREALTNAARHGRAHSARVAVTDYPAFWQVTVDNDGVVPAAGGPAVDGGEGAGLGLRSMTERVEALGGRVRITPRPRFTVFATIPKNGQGREGAS